The Coffea arabica cultivar ET-39 chromosome 10e, Coffea Arabica ET-39 HiFi, whole genome shotgun sequence region TCTATATGTTAAACACTAAGGAGCATTAATCATTAGGTGATGGACGAGGAATCTAAACTTGTACCTGTTTATCTTGAAATCAAGTAtgccactttttttttcttttgcaaaatgtcaATATATCATTAATATGAAAATATATCTGCATATTTGTACACTTAAAGGGTACATAACCTAGTAACTTTCCGTGCCTTTCTTCCAACCAAGAGGGGAAACCATATTCACACGAAAAGTTGTACATAACCTGGATTTTTTTGTAGTTGCAGAAAATGCCAACCTTCTGATTTTGTCAACAAATTTGTTGGTTGAACAATGATGGGTATATCATCGAATTCCCTCATGTATGAACCATGTAGAACCCCAAGACATAGACTTTGGACTTCACCACATTCTGCAGCAGAAACATGTTAGTCGAAGAATGAGTGCTGTAAGGATGCTGGTGCAGCTCTAGAAGAGGCACATTCAGgactgatactagaaaatcgCCAGTGCAGAAGGTTATCCTTTGTGCATAATCTAACTTTAGACAGCTATCACACAAGCTAGTGATCTCCTACGGGTTACCAGTCAACCTACCTGCTAAACCTGTTTGAGAACACTTGCCACTATCATTTTGCTCGACACAGCTGTAAAATCTTGATAGATAGACAAAAATGATTAAACCCACAGCACCTATTCCAGCAAGTAGCCAATAGAAATAATCAATATGTGCATGATTTAAGTTGTCTGAGAACCAACTCTCTCTACCCCGTTGACTTGTAGCTTTGTCAATCATTGAGACCAGAAAACTACTCAAGAAGTTCCCTATTCCCAAGGCACCATAGTAAAATGACAGGCCTACACTTCTTAATTCAATGGGGACCTGATCATAGAAAAACTCCTGCATCCCTACCTGATTGAACACATCTGCAAGTCCAAATAATATGTATTGAGGCACCAACCACCAGAAGCTCATAGGAAGTGTTGCATTGGGTATATCTACCAAATGATAATCTTGAGCAGTTTTGAGTCTTTTGATTTCGATTAGAGCTGCAACAGCCATGTTAATAACCGATATGCCCATCCCTGCTCCTATTCTTTGCAGCATTGTTATACCTGTGGGGTTTTTTGTGATTGTTCTGGCAACTGGGACGAAAATTCGGTCATAGATTGGAATGCACAACATTATGGTAAGAGGGACGAAAGTCCTAAGTGTGGCAGCTGGAATATTAAAACTTAGCCCTATTGATTTGTCCAAGGTTGTTGCTTGCTTTGTAAATAATGTGGCCGCTTGAGCATATGCAACTGTATATGTTAAACAAGTTATCCATATAGGAAATAGCCTTAGAACATTCTTTGGCACTTCTGTTTTGTCAGAGACAGTTGAATAGTCATCTGCTGCAGGCGATACATTTTTCAGAAATCTGTCCAACAACATTTGACAAGAAATTGAGGGTATTAGCATGCATTGCACTTTCTATTGAGCACCAAGTTAACATGGATGCTAAACTTGTAAAGTGTTCCATAGCATAATTTATGATTTAAATCAAATCTACGAAGAAAATTCTTGTCAATGAATTTGTGTTTTGGGGTCACCCTAGTTGTCTATCTGACCATTTGCTAATGACATAATTCAAAGAGGAGTTACGATATTTAATGACCCAAAAAAACTCTTGAAAAGCTTTGATACATAATTTTGcttttataaaacaaaattagaaCTGTTTAACTTCCCTTTCTTTAAGGTTGAAACAGATAAGTTAATTAGGGTGAACTGAAACAGATGAGTAACCTTCATTCCAGTCTGGATAACTTTAATGGGATGAACTATTTAAGCACTCCATAGTTTGTATATATCATCAGAAAAATGATAAAGTTTGAGACATTTTCTTCTTAGTCTAGTGATCTTTCCTTACCTGTAGTCTTGAGATCTTTGTCGAGCATTTAACAACAAATCTTCTTGGTACTCTTCTTGACTGCTTGATGCTAGTGCTTCATGTTGTAAAGTATCATCCGCTTTATCTAAACCACACGTAATCCTTCCATATTGCCTTTCTTCATCACCTCTTTTAACAGGAAAAAAGTAAATTCTGCTTCCAAGTAAAAAAAGAGTCAGCCCAAGAATCATAGCTAGACAAGGAATCCCAAAACCAAGTGCCCAGTTTATGTTATCTTGAATATAGTGCAAGATCAAATGTGCAGCTGTAGATCCTATGCATATGCCACACAGCCACCAATTGAAAAATGAGCTCTTAGCTTTGCTCTGTTCCGGATGTTTTCCATCAAATTGATCAGCTCCAAAAGCTTGAACACAAGGTTTATATCCTTGAGCCAATGCAACCAAGTAAAGTGAGACAAAAAACAAAACTTGGAGTCCTGTTTTCGGGCCTGATTTCTTGTTCATGCCTTGATAGGTCGAGCTGCTGGTAGATGTTGGAATAATTATTGCAGACAAGCTCAAAAGACCGAGTCCCTGCAAAATTTTCAGCCTTATCGCCAAAGAGAGTAATAAGTGGACTTCTTGTCAATATGAATCAAACAAGAATACTAGTATCACAACCACTCATAATTACtcattttttctaatcaaattGTAATTTAAATGGCAACTGAATGATAGTGCCATTAACAAACATAAGAATGCCAATAGCAattcctaaaaagaaaaaaattgtaaactaaCCAAGATGTAGAGAAGGGAACCAATGATGATTGATCTATAGCGACCAAGGACAGAGTCAGCCAAATATGCTCCTAAAACTGGTACAAGTGAAACTACACCAATCCATGTATTGACAGTTGCAGCAGCTGTTGCCACGGATTCTCCAATTGGTCCGGTGAGATAGCTAATGAGGTTGGATTCTACTCCATAATATGCAAATCTCTCCAGGGATCCTCCAGCTGTAGATTGATTCAGTCAACTCAATCAATCCAGTTCCAAAAAACTTCTACTGGTGATCAACTTCAGTTCTGAATATgctttattttgcttcttaatCATCACTAGTTCTTAGAATATTGgactaaaggaaaaaaaaaagaattcttaTAAAACTTTAGCCTTCAATGATAAAATACTAACCTAGCATGAAAGATGCCGATCTCCATCCACCTGGGCCTGCTTCATTTTCAGTCTCCAGAAGTGGAGTTTGGGTCTCCAGGACTCTGCTCCCGCTCATGACAGACGAAATCAAGCAGAAAATGGGACAGTGATGCGATCTCTGTTCTTTATTATACAGTCAACTTAGCGGACAAGGAATCTTTCTTTAAAATGGAACCGCAGCCTCAATAATTACATTTGTACCTCACTGTTAATGCATGCTAAAAAGTTCAACCTTCTTTAAACTTATTTTAATCGGCATTCTTGTATATTATATTCCATCCATATCCCGGTAGGCTTATTTTATTAAAGCAGATTTTCATACTTTGTTAGGCCTTAATTGTGGATTCAGAAATCAGAACGGTTGGTTTCTTCTATCAATCTGCCCTGATTTTCAACGGCTTACATCAATTGTTGTAAACAAGTTGAAATTATTGATAATTTTTCAGAAGAAAACCATAAACTGCTTACTCAATTAACTAGCAAGAACCCACAAACTCAACTATACCGACCAAAAAATCATTAGAAGGCTTAGGTACTGCCAGATTGCAGAGAACAGTTCATGATCCAGATCAGGCCGACCTGAAGTTCGTCGGATCTGCAGTCATCAATTTTGAGCgcaagaaatttttaaaatttgaataaaatttgaattgtGCCAGATTTGGGCTATGAATTGTACCCTGCAAGCTGCAATTGCGAAAGCCAGTAAGGAAGCAATTAGCAATATTAGGGGTGGTTGGGAATGAAGGTTTCTCCTGGTTGTGGATATGGGCATGGAGTTAGTTATGGAGCTGCTGGTGGTGGTGGTAGTGCGGCCAGCTGCGGTGCAGCTGGTGATTTGGAAAATGAGCGTGCTGAGCTTGAAACGGGGTAAGTTACCATTTTCTCAATCTTATTATATCCA contains the following coding sequences:
- the LOC113711251 gene encoding protein NRT1/ PTR FAMILY 5.10, with the protein product MSGSRVLETQTPLLETENEAGPGGWRSASFMLAGGSLERFAYYGVESNLISYLTGPIGESVATAAATVNTWIGVVSLVPVLGAYLADSVLGRYRSIIIGSLLYILGLGLLSLSAIIIPTSTSSSTYQGMNKKSGPKTGLQVLFFVSLYLVALAQGYKPCVQAFGADQFDGKHPEQSKAKSSFFNWWLCGICIGSTAAHLILHYIQDNINWALGFGIPCLAMILGLTLFLLGSRIYFFPVKRGDEERQYGRITCGLDKADDTLQHEALASSSQEEYQEDLLLNARQRSQDYRFLKNVSPAADDYSTVSDKTEVPKNVLRLFPIWITCLTYTVAYAQAATLFTKQATTLDKSIGLSFNIPAATLRTFVPLTIMLCIPIYDRIFVPVARTITKNPTGITMLQRIGAGMGISVINMAVAALIEIKRLKTAQDYHLVDIPNATLPMSFWWLVPQYILFGLADVFNQVGMQEFFYDQVPIELRSVGLSFYYGALGIGNFLSSFLVSMIDKATSQRGRESWFSDNLNHAHIDYFYWLLAGIGAVGLIIFVYLSRFYSCVEQNDSGKCSQTGLAGRLTGNP